In Zea mays cultivar B73 chromosome 7, Zm-B73-REFERENCE-NAM-5.0, whole genome shotgun sequence, the following proteins share a genomic window:
- the LOC100279565 gene encoding Pyruvate phosphate dikinase regulatory protein 2 — protein sequence MIGSTKPLAAPLHPPYPSGRRLAPPSCAPDSSPALTPAVERPGQSQSDGAPPPPRPDEVASSLALRASPQLNRWSRSRALRSNRRPGLESALSSSSAASVTKTSRPEDAAVAVEDGEDDDVCVETDAAGGKAIYIVSDGTGWTAEHSVNAALGQFEHCFVDRGCAVNTHLFSMIDNMDRLLEVIKQAAKEGALVLYTLADPSMAESTKKACDFWGVPSTDVLRPTVEAIASHMGVAPSGIPRSSPSRQGQLTEDYFRRIDAIDFTIKQDDGALPQNLNRADIVLVGVSRTGKTPLSIYLAQKGYKVANVPVVMGVDLPKTLFEINQDKVFGLTINPVVLQAIRKTRAKALGFGDGYQSNYAEMDHVRQELLHANQIFAQHPMWPVIAVTGRAIEETAAVVVRILQDRIQKYSMPRISKRY from the exons ATGATTGGGAGCAccaagccgctcgcggcgccgctgCACCCGCCGTACCCCTCCGGTCGCCGCCTCGCCCCCCCGTCCTGCGCCCCTGATTCCTCCCCAGCTCTCACCCCCGCCGTCGAGAGGCCAGGTCAGTCTCAGTCTGACGGCGCCCCGCCGCCACCACGCCCGGATGAGGTCGCCTCGTCCCTCGCGCTGCGCGCTAGCCCGCAACTCAATCGGTGGTCCCGCTCGCGGGCGCTGCGGTCGAACCGCCGGCCTGGGCTGGAAAGCGCGCTCTCCTCGTCCTCGGCGGCGTCGGTGACCAAGACGTCGCGGCCCGAGGACgctgcggtggcggtggaggatgGCGAGGACGACGACGTGTGCGTAGAGACGGACGCCGCGGGCGGGAAGGCCATCTACATAGTATCGGACGGGACCGGGTGGACCGCGGAGCACTCGGTGAACGCCGCGCTCGGACAGTTTGAGCACTGCTTCGTCGACCGCGGCTGCGCTGTCAATACCCACCTCTTCTCCATG ATTGATAACATGGATCGACTTCTTGAGGTAATAAAGCAAGCAGCAAAGGAAGGGGCACTGGTTCTATATACCCTTGCTGATCCTTCAATGGCTGAGTCAACTAAGAAGGCCTGCGATTTCTGGGGTGTTCCATCGACTGATGTTCTACGGCCTACTGTTGAAGCAATTGCTTCTCATATGGGTGTTGCTCCATCTGGAATTCCACGAAGTTCTCCTAGTCGACAGGGTCAGTTAACAGAGGATTACTTTCGACGGATTGATGCTATCGATTTTACCATCAAACAAGATGATGGGGCTCTGCCACAGAACCTCAACCGTGCAGACATTGTACTTGTCGGCGTTTCACGTACAGGGAAGACACCATTGTCAATATATCTAGCTCAAAAGGGATACAAAGTGGCAAATGTCCCAGTTGTGATGGGAGTGGATCTTCCAAAGACTCTTTTTGAGATCAACCAAGACAAGGTTTTTGGATTGACAATAAACCCAGTGGTTCTTCAAGCAATTAGAAAGACTAGGGCCAAAGCTCTAGGTTTTGGTGATGGGTATCAGAGCAATTATGCTGAAATGGACCATGTGAGGCAGGAACTGCTCCATGCAAATCAAATTTTCGCCCAACATCCAATGTGGCCAGTCATTG CGGTCACTGGAAGAGCTATAGAGGAAACAGCTGCTGTCGTTGTGAGGATTCTCCAAGACAGGATACAGAAGTACTCCATGCCACGCATATCAAAACGGTACTAA